The nucleotide window GCAGAGGACCAAGAATATGGCATAATTCCACACATAATTATCCaggtctttttcttttattaattgtttATATTAGTTTAAGCGAAATTTTAATCGTTGTCTCCTAGACACttgttaagaaattaaaaaaggaaatatatttttggaaattatgtattctattttttaaaagttaaaatattgttcttttcaatgtaaatcttatcttttatttctaaatttagtttcttaacttaACCAGAGAGTGCCTTGAAGGTACCGGTTAACAAAACTCTTGGTTTAATATTGTTATTAGAATCAATACTTGACACTTGATACCCTTAACTTGACGggttatcttttcttttaatgagtttgagtttttatttgaaaatactaGTATGGGGCATGTAACAGGGATGCAtatacccccccccccccaaccTAGACAAGGCAACAAAACCCACCCCGTCAGAACCGGCCGCCTTGAATTTAACGCGAAAAAGTCGATTTAATTGGGTGCAGGTGCGGGGGAAATTTGGATTTTTAGTACGGGGCAAAGCCGGGGGCAGGGGATGCATATACCACCCGCGCACCCACCCGCGCCTCGCACCcgttttttgaaatttactttattaaattttataaacttatttccataagcaccaacctattttaatataggacaaaacttaggtacaattcttTAAGTGCTTTTCGtgtggttcttaactaaaaatacatctTTTTTGGagataacaaactttgagaaaattatggatttaagGAAATCACGGTGAATTTAGTTAaaaaccatacgaaaagcatcTAAGGAATTGTACGTAAGTTTTTCcctttaatatattattactctttaaaaacatatttattataattattttgctcttttgaaatttttttattagatctttatttattaatataattattgttttttgtttatgaaaaaatatgcattttttaaatattttataaagaatAGAGTTTTCGCAGGTGGTGGTGGGGGAGGGGCCGGGACACCGATTCGGTGTTCAATTTTTATCCCCAATATGGTTTGGGGACAGGGGCGGGGTCGAGTGCATGGAAGCGGGGGCAGGGACGAGGATGCTTAAACCCGCCCCGGATCCACCCCGTTGCCATGTCTACTCAAACCCGCCCCCAAACTGGTCTTGAATTCAGAAAATTATTAATATGCAATATGCAAGAGTCTAAATGGCTTCTCTACTTTTGATTATTGTGAACATTTCCCTAATATGCAATTGACAAGTACTCATGGTGTTAGGTGTTTTCCTACCACAAATGGTTTAGATTATTAGAAAATTGTAGTAATTAATTGCTGGTAGTAGGTTTTGGTttagtttaggaaaaaaatcTGAGTTTGGGGAGAGTTCGAGTTTAGGGTTAGAAAAacgtttattttattaaaagaaaaaaatcatttcattgcAAGGATGGGGACAATGATACCCTAGTCTGTTAGATACAGAGATgaaattcaatttctcatcatCGTCAAGTAGGATAACATATAAGTATATGATATTCGAGCATGGGgattgagaaaatgaaagacGTATGATACACATTTATACGATGACTCAAAGTTAACTGACATAACAAATTTTCACCTAATCACAACTAACTTCTAGCTAATCACTGACTATATATCTAACAGCTCTCCGCAAATTGGTTGTGTGAATTAACATTTTCAACTTTGGAAGAACAATTCAAAAAAGACAATACTATGTGTTGGAACACATGGAGTGTTATGgtgtgaattaaaaaaaatctcatgtcAACTTTCTCAATTAGTGCTCATTTATGAGGCGAGATCAAGTTATTGATTTTCTAACGGTTCTAGCCATTGGATTTGTAACTTATATTTGCCTCTTGAGGAATGCTAAGGACACtcacttttcaacactctctcaaACACTCACTTGATTGTTGGTTTAAATGAATGTGGGTCTCACACATTAGAAATTGGTTCCACttaaagtggtgggacatacattcATTTAAACTAATAAGCAAGTGAGTGTttgagagagtgttgaaaagagagtgtcaTTAGCATTCCTCTTTGTCTCTTCATCTATAAATTGAGCTCCTCTCCCTTACTTCTACTCACCCCAAAAGTtctctcttgagttgtcaaaaaacttttctctcttctaccTCTTTTTATGTCCTTCGGATTTAAATAGTGTTCTTAAGGTCATAGTCCCTTCGGTTTGTAATGTTcattcggaattaagaatggtttTAATAACACAGTCCCTTTGGAAAAAAATTCCATTTGAAAATAAGAGTATtattaagatcatagtccctttcGATATATATTGTCCCTTCGgaaataagaatgatcttaataATATAGTCTATTTTTATGCCCTTGAAAAAGTTAGAGGTTCGAGTGGTGGAAACATCATATTGGAGTGGTCCTAGTACCATATAAGAGTGATTTTAGTACCATAATAGAGTGGTATCAATGTCATATTAGAGTGATTTGAAGGTGTATTTCTATAACGGATCCTACAGTGCAGTAGGACTCCGAAACAATCGTAGCTGGGCTATTTTATCCTGAGGTCatcgtggttgatagtctgcttGCACAATTTTGAATAGTGTCAcggaaaaataattttaactaaTTTTGACTATTGTTCCAACACTATCTAACCAAGTAATGTTGATGAAAGATAGTGATAGCGACCTAAGTGCATAACTCATAGAAGCGTCCGACCTACTTTTgagatctttttaaaaaaattcaatgtctCCACAAAACTCACCCCAATAGAATAAAAAGCTCAACTCTCAGGCCATCAAATGCCGAAATTGACAAACAAAACTTAACTGCTATAGGGTAGAAGcacaaagagaatgaaaaatgcTATGTCATAGTGTAAAAGCATATAGAGAATAAATATGTTAGACACTGTAGGGtagaagtatataaaaaaacttCTAACTACCTTATTCTACCTCATTGTGTGAATTAACATTTTCAACTTTGGAACAATTCAAAAAAGACAATACTATGTAACCAATTAATGAAAATTacaataagaagaaagaaatacaAGCCGTAATTATCTTCTATCTTAAAATTAAATCTTCAATAATTGTACAATTATCAATAGAAAAAACCTGCCCAACTCCAAGAGCATGAACACGTTCTTGGTCCCATATTCAAGATACATGTATACACTGAACACATTCTTGATCCTATATTCAAGACCATTAATGATGAATCTCCTTAAAAACCTCCCTAACATGGCTTTGGTGATTGGAAATACAAGATTTCTTGCAGAACAGTATGCACTTGACACTTTTGATTGCTCACATATCCAACAAGATATTAGTAATATCATATGGAGAAAGATGCAAAATCTCATTGAAGACATGATCCAGCtcaaaataaaggaaaagaaatgaTTGATAGAAAGTTTTGAAACAAAGAAGACAAGAAAAGAGCATTCATGGTGGATGTCATGGCTCCCATACCATGTTGAGAAACATGGTTGAGCCCAACTAAGAGAAATAAATTGAGAGAAAGATGAATTATATGGAATTAATAGACCAAAGAATATGATACAATTACGGTAGGATACACCTTTATATTGTGATCCCAAGTTAACTAACATAATAAACTTCCATCTAATCATAATTAACTTCTAACTACCTAAACAAATTCTAACAAATATCTAACACAGTTTTTATTTGATGTGCATGTTTTCAGGACAACTGCACTACTACACAGATTCGTTCCCTGCTTTTTCAAGTCAATCATTACTGAATCACTTGGGACCACAATCAACGGTGAGTACAAATTGAGGTTTTTGGTTTCTGTTCCTTCTAGCTTGTAGGTTTCTAGCTCATTCTTAACCAGTGAAtcacttttttaaattacatatattaGGTCATAAAATCCCCTCATACAAACACATGGCAAACATTACTGAATTCTTGTTATATTGCAGAATTTTCAGAATGTTGTGGGAGATATTCAGATTTCATCGAAGGTTTCTAGTGGCAACGCATTTTGGAGACTAGTTGGCCTTGTGTCAAGTGTATTTGGCCTATTGTGTTATGCTCAGAGCCCTTCTTTCAATCGTTTAATTGGAAGATGGAACATTGTCAAGTTCTCTCTGTATGGAGTGTTTTCCTTGGCTATCTTTACCACCATATTGTTTGTAAAGCAGTTCTCACCATCCACAAAATATGCTCAACTAAAAACTTACATAAGCTTTGCAGTTTTGATGATCATCTCAGTGTACTCATTCTATTACGACAAGGCTGTGAACGGTAAACCTGAAATATTGAGCCTAGTTTCGAATGCTGCATTTGCTTTGATGTCTTTAAGCTTGTCAAAACTGATCAAGTTTGGATTTGAAATAGGCATATTTGCTTATTTCCTAGGTTGCCTTGTGGTTCAACTGTGGACCATCAATTGGATGCTGATTTTGGTTGCTATAATCTTTGGTTGTCCACTCTTTGTTATGCATTCGTCTTCACATTCCCAAGATGAGGTCGACACGGATCAAATTATTGATGAATCTTCAGGTTCTGATCCAGAGGTTGGTAATGTAGGTCAACCAGATGTTGATGTTGGCAACGAAATTAGTCAAGTTATTATTGAGTCATATCCAGATTGCCAAAAAGAGGTATCTAGTGAAGGTCAAGATATTCACTGTTCTTCAGATTCCATAACAGAGGTTGCTAGTGATGGAGGTGATCTACATGTAGACATTATACATGAAACAAATTCTATAAGTGTTGTAGCATTGTAAGGGATTGtttaatccatatatatatGGACAATGGAAATAACAAGACTGGTATTTGGGCATAATTTAACAGGGTAAAATACACATTTTTGTGTTCGAATTCGAGgagaaagaaataattaatataaaattggAAACCATATAGCTTTGCTCGAAGAATTAGGATCTTCtccattttctctctccattatcaTAGAGAATCACTATGAATCCCTCTATCATTAGTCTTCCTGTTTCTTGCTCTTTCTCATACTCAAGCTTTGAAAATTCATAATGATGAATTTTCTCAAGGCTTTATATATAGCCACTAACCAAAGAATGAGTTAGTTACAACCAACCTAACGAAACAATTAACAGCTGAGATGGCTTGGAAAGCACTCGACTAGTGAGGCAAAGAGATTCGACTAATCTTCAAACAAGTCAAATCCCTTAAGTCCATTCAATCATCAGTCAACAATGATCCCTAGAAAATCTATGCAATTTTATAATTTGCTAAGAGGCATTGGTTTAGTGATCAAATCTGCAGAATTGTCGCTAGTTTGCACCTTTAAACCTAACGACAACTCTTACCCTAATGACAAGTTTCTTAGACCTAAACTA belongs to Medicago truncatula cultivar Jemalong A17 chromosome 6, MtrunA17r5.0-ANR, whole genome shotgun sequence and includes:
- the LOC11420200 gene encoding uncharacterized protein isoform X2, which codes for MALNILLLSGVVVILRYVVISSFLECLISGKASSAYQYEGAANVVGRGPRIWHNSTHNYPGQLHYYTDSFPAFSSQSLLNHLGPQSTNFQNVVGDIQISSKVSSGNAFWRLVGLVSSVFGLLCYAQSPSFNRLIGRWNIVKFSLYGVFSLAIFTTILFVKQFSPSTKYAQLKTYISFAVLMIISVYSFYYDKAVNGIFAYFLGCLVVQLWTINWMLILVAIIFGCPLFVMHSSSHSQDEVDTDQIIDESSGSDPEVGNVGQPDVDVGNEISQVIIESYPDCQKEVSSEGQDIHCSSDSITEVASDGGDLHVDIIHETNSISVVAL
- the LOC11420200 gene encoding uncharacterized protein isoform X1; protein product: MALNILLLSGVVVILRYVVISSFLECLISGKASSAYQYEGAANVVGRGPRIWHNSTHNYPGQLHYYTDSFPAFSSQSLLNHLGPQSTNFQNVVGDIQISSKVSSGNAFWRLVGLVSSVFGLLCYAQSPSFNRLIGRWNIVKFSLYGVFSLAIFTTILFVKQFSPSTKYAQLKTYISFAVLMIISVYSFYYDKAVNGKPEILSLVSNAAFALMSLSLSKLIKFGFEIGIFAYFLGCLVVQLWTINWMLILVAIIFGCPLFVMHSSSHSQDEVDTDQIIDESSGSDPEVGNVGQPDVDVGNEISQVIIESYPDCQKEVSSEGQDIHCSSDSITEVASDGGDLHVDIIHETNSISVVAL